The following nucleotide sequence is from Tardiphaga alba.
TCTATGCGGCCAAGGATGGCGAGGTCGCGCTGGATGGCGCCGGCGCCAACAGCCCGTTCGCGACGGCGCTGGTGAAGAACCTGCCGACGCCGGGCCTGGAGGTGAGGCGGCTGTTCGACTATGTCCGCGACGACGTGATGGATCTCACCAAACGCAAACAGAAGCCGTTCAGCTATGGTTCGATTTCGGGCCGGCAGGATTTTTATTTCGTCGCGGCGAAGTAGCGCCCGCCCTCCGATCAAACAACCGGTGCCTTCACCCGTCCCGGTTCGATCAGCTCCGGCCGCGGCCCGCTTAGTCGCTTGTGCATATGAACCATGAAGGCCATGCCGAATAGCGGTGTCGCGAGATTGACGATCGGGATCGACACGAAGGCCGCGATGAACAGGCCGGCGGTGAAGACGGTGGGCGCATGCTGCCGTCGCATCGCCTTGGCTTCTGCCGGTGAGCGGAAGCGCATTGCGGCCAGTTCGAAATATTCCCGTCCCAGCAGCCATGCTGTGGCGATGAAGAAGATGATGAAGCCGATGCCTGCAAAAAGCACGAATGGCAGCGCGATCAGATAGACTGCGATGGTGAGCAGCGCCGTCTTGCCGCCTTCCCATACGGCCTGACCGAGCGGCAATGCGGTGCCCGGACGCTCCGCCGGGTAATGCTCACGCTCGACGATATCGGCGACGTCATCGACAAAGAAGCTTGCGACCAGCGATGTAATCGCCGGCATCAGGAAAATTGCGCCGGCCACGACGCTCAATCCCGCCGCGATCGAGAGAATCCAGGTCAGAATCGTGACCATGCTGTGATAGTCCGAACCCACCATGCCTTCGGCCCAGACGCCGCCGGCCGTCGCCGCCCAGTTCAGGAAGCGTTGCATGCCGATCGCCAGCGCGGTGATCATCACCAGTGCAAGGCCGATCGACTTCCAAAGGATGCTGCGCATCGGTGGCGACAGAATTTGTGAGAGCGCCTTGGCGGCAGCGGCGAGCATCAAAATTTCTCCTTGCGATCACGAACAGGTAACAAGACCAAAGTTGTCAGACAAGTGCAGCGCAACATCCACTTCTTCACTGGACGGATAAATAGAAAGGCGTAGTCTCCCCCAAAAAATGATCACCAGGGAGGACGACGTCTTGATCACCAAGGGTACCCGTGCGCTCGTTTTTGCTACCGCTGCTTCTGGCCTGTTTCTGACCACGGCGCCTGCTTTCGCTCAGCAGAGCATCACTGTCTGGTTCAGCAAGGGTTTCTATAAATCCGAGGATGAGTCGCTGCTGGCAGCGATCAAGAAGTTCGAAGAAAAGACCAAGATCAAGGTCGAGCTCTCGCAATATGCCATTCAGGACATGATCCCGAAGACGGTGGCCGCGCTGGATTCCGGCACGCCGCCGGACGTCGCCTATGCCGACACCTACGACGTGCAAGCCTCCGGCAAATGGGCCTTCGAAGGCAAGCTCGAGGACATCACGGACATTCTCAAGCCGATGATGGACAAGTTCGCGCCGAACACGGTGGAAACTGCGTTCCTGATGAACGGCCAGACCAAGAAAAAGGGCTATTACGGCTTCCCGCTGAAGCAGCAGTCCATGCATGTGGAGATCTGGAGCGACATGCTCCAGCAGGCCGGCTTCAAGGTCGAGGATATTCCGAAGGACTGGAAGGGTTATTGGTCGTTCTGGTGTGACAAGGTTCAGCCCGCCTATCGCAAGGCGTCCGGCAGCCGCGCTTACGGTGTCGGCCAGCCGATGGGCGTTGAATCCACGGACTCGCTGCAGTCGTTCTACACCTTCATCGATGCCTATAACGTCAAGCTGGTGGATGACGACGGCAAGCTGACGGTGGACGATCCGAAGGTCAAGGAAGGCTTGGTTGGCGCGCTGCGCGACTACACGGACACCTATATCAAGGGCTGCACGCCGCCCTCTTCGACGACCTGGAAGGATCCCGACAACAATGTCGCCTTCCATAATCGCTCGATCATCATGACCCACAACTTCACGATTTCGATCGCGGCCAAGTGGTATGAGGATTCGCAGAACCAGACCCTGACGCCGGAGCAACGCGCGGCCGGCAAGAAGGCGTATGAAGACACGATCATCACCGCCTCGTTCCCGCTGAAGCCGGACGGCTCGCCGATCAAATATCGCTCGGACGTCAAGACCGGCATGATCTTCTCCCAATCGAAAAACAAGGCGGGCGCGCGGGAATTCGTCAAATTCCTGCTCGAGGAAGAGAACCTCAAGCCTTACGTCGAGGGCGCGCTTGGCCGCTGGTTCCCGGTGACCAAGGAAGGCCAGGCCTCGGCCTTCTGGCAGGCCGACAAGCATCGCAAGGCGGTCTACACCCAGTTCATGGGCGGCACCACGCCGTTCGATTTCACCAAGAACTACAAGTTCACCATTCTCAACAACGAGAATGTCTGGGCCAAGGCGATGAACCGCGTGGTGAGCGAGAAGGTGCCAGTGGAAAAGGCCGTGGATGAGCTGATCGCGAGGATCAAGGAAATCGCGGGCTGACGATACCAAAACTTGTCATTCCGGGGCGCGCGTAGCGCGAACCCGGAATCTCATGCGGCTCTATCACCTGCGGGAGCTCCAACAGAGCTCCAGCACTTCGAGATTCCGGGCTCGGCCCCGACGCCTCTGGCGTCGGTCCCGCCCGGAATAACGGGTAAATCCAATGACGGCGATCACCTACACCAATCCTGACGCCACTTCCCGTTCCCTCTCCGCACGGCTCTCGACGCCGCAGGTCTGGGGCATCGTGATGCTGGCGCCCTATGTCCTCGTCTTCCTCGCTTTCGTGGTCTATCCGATCAGTTATGGCCTCTGGCTGGCGCGACATCCCGCGAGCTATGTGGCCCTCTATAACGATCCTGTCTTCGCACGCGCCGTGGTCAACACGCTGATCTTCCTGATCATCGGCATCAATGTGAAGATGATGATCGCCCTGTTCCTGTCCGGCTTCTTCGTCCAGTCGCGTAGCTGGATTCGCTGGCTGTCGGTGCTGTTCATCCTGCCCTGGGCAGTGCCGTCGATCCCGACCATCCTGTCGGTGCGCTTCATGTTCAATCCCGAATGGGGCGTGATCAATAATCTGATCTTCAAGTTCACGGCAGAAGACGGTCCGAACTGGCTCAACGATCCCACCATCGGCCTCACGCTGGCGATCCTCGTCCATATCTGGAAGTCGCTGCCATTCTGGACCATGATTCTGATGACCGGCCGTCTCGCGATTTCCACGGACATGTTCGAGGCCGCCGATGTGGATGGCGCCAGCTGGTGGCAGAAGTTTCGTTTCATCACCTGGCCGTCGATGCAGACGCTGTATCTCACCTGCACCCTGCTCTCGATGATCTGGACGCTCGGTGACTTCAACAGCGTCTATCTGCTCACCGGTGGCGGCCCCGCCGACCTCACCCATGTGCTGTCCACGCTCGGCATCCGCTATCTCCGCCTCGACCAGCTCGATCTGGCGATGGCGTCCATCGTCTGCGCGATGCCGCTGGTGCTGCCGCTGGTCTATTTCATGATGAAGAGGCTGTCGCGATGAAGGCCCAAGCGATCAAAGCCTCAACGATGCGCATGCCCACGCTTCGCGAGATCGGCAATGAAGCAAAGCTGCTGCTGATCGGCATTCCCGTGCTGATCTGGACGCTGATTCCGATCTATCACATGTTCCTGTTCGCGATCTCGCCAAAGCAGGATGCCTTCGCCGGCAAGCTCTGGCCCGACCATCCGACGCTCCAGAATTTTCGCATCGTCTTCAATCAACAGCATTACTTCTTGCGCGATTTCTGGGTGCAGTTCGGCAATTCGGTCGTGATCGCCATTGCCGCTGGCGTGATCACGCTGATCATCGCGACCATGGCCGCTTTCGCCATTTCCCGACTGCGTATTCGTGGCGGCCGCACGGTGATGAACCTGGCGCTGTTCACTTACTTCATCCCCGCGGCATTTCTTGCGGTGCCGATGTATCGCACCATGGGCAATTACGGCCTGCTCAACAATCACTGGTCGCTGATCCTGGCGATGGTCACCATCGCCTCGCCCTATGCGATCTGGGTGCTGAAGCAGGCGTCGGACAAGCTGCCCGTCGAGTTGGACGAAGCCGCGATCATGGACGGCGCCACGCCGCTGCAGCTGTTCCGCATGGTCTATGTGCCCTTGATGCTGCCGTCGCTGGTCGCCGTCGGCACCTATGCGTTGCTGCTGGCGTGGAATGAATATCTCTACGCATTCCTGCTGCTGTCGAAGGACACCGAGATCACGCTGCCGGTGGCACTTGGTAACTTCCTCGCTGCCGATGACTCGCCATGGGAGCTCCTGATGACCACGGGCTTCATCTATGCGCTGCCGCCGGCTGCAGTGTACTACGCGTTCCGGCGCTACATGGTGGGTGGGCTCACGGCGGGGGCGGTGAAGTCGTAGCTGAGCTACGCCACCGCCCTCAGCCCTTCCTGATCCAGCGGCGTTTCTTCCCAAGCGGATTCATGCGTGAACTGCGCGGGCGCGGCCTGTCCGGGGAAATCGGTCCGCCCAGGAAATGGATCGACCGAACCCGCCACCTCCCGGAGCGGCTTCGGTTTGTCGGCCCAGTGGAGAGCGGTGTAATCGAAGCCGAGTTCGATGGTCGGCTTCACCACCTCGAAATAGGGCGAGATGTCGAAGTCGCGCGGCATATAGAGCGATGAATGCCGGATATGCAGGATCTCGCGGCGCGCCTGACGGCTGCCAGCGCGCGTGATCTTGGGCAGGATCGGATAGCGCACGGCCTCGAAGGCCTGAGCGATCAGGGCCGAACAGATGATCTTGGTTGGATCGCCTGAGCCGATCGCGATCATCCGCCGTCGCCAGCGCTGCGGGATCGGCAGCGGGATCAAGAAGCGCATCAGGTCGATGATGTTCTTGGTGTCGTAGCCGAAGCCGACGCGATTGATCGCATAACGGCAAACCGTGGTGCGGTCTTCATAGGAC
It contains:
- a CDS encoding sulfate transporter family protein, whose amino-acid sequence is MLAAAAKALSQILSPPMRSILWKSIGLALVMITALAIGMQRFLNWAATAGGVWAEGMVGSDYHSMVTILTWILSIAAGLSVVAGAIFLMPAITSLVASFFVDDVADIVEREHYPAERPGTALPLGQAVWEGGKTALLTIAVYLIALPFVLFAGIGFIIFFIATAWLLGREYFELAAMRFRSPAEAKAMRRQHAPTVFTAGLFIAAFVSIPIVNLATPLFGMAFMVHMHKRLSGPRPELIEPGRVKAPVV
- a CDS encoding ABC transporter substrate-binding protein — its product is MTKGTRALVFATAASGLFLTTAPAFAQQSITVWFSKGFYKSEDESLLAAIKKFEEKTKIKVELSQYAIQDMIPKTVAALDSGTPPDVAYADTYDVQASGKWAFEGKLEDITDILKPMMDKFAPNTVETAFLMNGQTKKKGYYGFPLKQQSMHVEIWSDMLQQAGFKVEDIPKDWKGYWSFWCDKVQPAYRKASGSRAYGVGQPMGVESTDSLQSFYTFIDAYNVKLVDDDGKLTVDDPKVKEGLVGALRDYTDTYIKGCTPPSSTTWKDPDNNVAFHNRSIIMTHNFTISIAAKWYEDSQNQTLTPEQRAAGKKAYEDTIITASFPLKPDGSPIKYRSDVKTGMIFSQSKNKAGAREFVKFLLEEENLKPYVEGALGRWFPVTKEGQASAFWQADKHRKAVYTQFMGGTTPFDFTKNYKFTILNNENVWAKAMNRVVSEKVPVEKAVDELIARIKEIAG
- a CDS encoding carbohydrate ABC transporter permease encodes the protein MTAITYTNPDATSRSLSARLSTPQVWGIVMLAPYVLVFLAFVVYPISYGLWLARHPASYVALYNDPVFARAVVNTLIFLIIGINVKMMIALFLSGFFVQSRSWIRWLSVLFILPWAVPSIPTILSVRFMFNPEWGVINNLIFKFTAEDGPNWLNDPTIGLTLAILVHIWKSLPFWTMILMTGRLAISTDMFEAADVDGASWWQKFRFITWPSMQTLYLTCTLLSMIWTLGDFNSVYLLTGGGPADLTHVLSTLGIRYLRLDQLDLAMASIVCAMPLVLPLVYFMMKRLSR
- a CDS encoding carbohydrate ABC transporter permease yields the protein MRMPTLREIGNEAKLLLIGIPVLIWTLIPIYHMFLFAISPKQDAFAGKLWPDHPTLQNFRIVFNQQHYFLRDFWVQFGNSVVIAIAAGVITLIIATMAAFAISRLRIRGGRTVMNLALFTYFIPAAFLAVPMYRTMGNYGLLNNHWSLILAMVTIASPYAIWVLKQASDKLPVELDEAAIMDGATPLQLFRMVYVPLMLPSLVAVGTYALLLAWNEYLYAFLLLSKDTEITLPVALGNFLAADDSPWELLMTTGFIYALPPAAVYYAFRRYMVGGLTAGAVKS
- a CDS encoding YiiX/YebB-like N1pC/P60 family cysteine hydrolase, with protein sequence MGVVLDTVGKLIAKYLQKEVPGYEPFTPSDPERLHDIIREGDVLLVEGNNRVSGIIKYLTQSTWSHAALYVGPIDGAVEPNGEPHVLIEANIGEGVTTAPLSKYYAFHTRLCRPVGLSYEDRTTVCRYAINRVGFGYDTKNIIDLMRFLIPLPIPQRWRRRMIAIGSGDPTKIICSALIAQAFEAVRYPILPKITRAGSRQARREILHIRHSSLYMPRDFDISPYFEVVKPTIELGFDYTALHWADKPKPLREVAGSVDPFPGRTDFPGQAAPAQFTHESAWEETPLDQEGLRAVA